In Streptomyces canus, one DNA window encodes the following:
- a CDS encoding electron transfer flavoprotein subunit beta/FixA family protein, with translation MKHVPDATADRTFTEDGTTDRASVDSLLSELDEYAVEQALRLAESDAEAEISYLTVGPDDARDALRKALAMGGDAAIHVSDEDIEGSDAFGTSLVLAKAIERHGFDLVLCGMASTDGTMGVLPALLAERLGVPAVTHLEDLAIEDGTVTGRREGDGATVRIQGALPAVVSVTDRSGDARYPSFKGIMAAKKKPVQTLGLADLGIESAQVGRAGARSGVDTATRRPPRSKGEIVADEGTGGVGLAAFLTTKKFI, from the coding sequence GTGAAGCACGTCCCCGACGCCACGGCGGACCGCACCTTCACCGAGGACGGCACCACCGACCGGGCGTCCGTCGACTCGCTGCTGTCCGAACTCGACGAATACGCCGTCGAGCAGGCACTGCGCCTGGCCGAGTCGGACGCGGAGGCCGAGATCAGCTATCTCACCGTCGGCCCCGACGACGCGCGCGACGCCCTGCGCAAGGCCCTGGCCATGGGCGGTGACGCGGCGATCCATGTCAGCGACGAGGACATCGAGGGCAGCGACGCGTTCGGCACGTCACTGGTGCTGGCCAAGGCCATCGAGCGGCACGGCTTCGATCTCGTGCTGTGCGGGATGGCCTCGACGGACGGCACCATGGGCGTGCTGCCCGCGCTGCTGGCCGAGCGGCTCGGCGTCCCGGCCGTCACCCACCTCGAGGACCTGGCGATCGAGGACGGAACCGTCACCGGCCGCCGCGAGGGCGACGGCGCCACCGTGCGGATCCAGGGCGCCCTGCCCGCCGTCGTCTCGGTGACCGACCGCTCCGGGGACGCCCGCTACCCCTCCTTCAAGGGGATCATGGCCGCGAAGAAGAAGCCGGTGCAGACCCTCGGCCTCGCCGACCTCGGCATCGAGTCCGCACAGGTCGGCCGGGCCGGGGCGCGGTCGGGCGTGGACACCGCGACCCGGCGCCCGCCGCGCAGCAAGGGCGAGATCGTCGCCGACGAGGGGACGGGCGGCGTGGGACTGGCCGCGTTCCTCACGACCAAGAAGTTCATCTGA
- a CDS encoding electron transfer flavoprotein subunit alpha/FixB family protein — protein MAEILVLVDHVDGAVRKPTLELLTLARRLGEPSAVFLGPGADTATEVLGRYGAGKIHVVDAPEVDEYLVTPAVDALTQIAERTGAAAILLPSGPDGKEIAARVALRLGSGLITDAVEVTAGPDGPVTEQSAFAATHQVTAHVTQGVPVITVKPNAVAPEPAAADPVVEKHDITFGPASASVRILSRTPRERGDRPELTEADIVVSGGRGVNGAENFALIERVADTLGAAVGASRAAVDAGWYPHSHQVGQTGTQVSPQLYLAAGISGAIQHRAGMQTSKTIVAVNKDADAPIFELADHGVVGDLFAVLPQLVDEIERRRS, from the coding sequence GTGGCCGAGATCCTCGTCCTCGTCGACCACGTCGACGGTGCCGTACGCAAGCCGACTCTCGAACTGCTCACCCTGGCCCGCCGCTTGGGCGAGCCATCGGCCGTCTTCCTGGGGCCGGGCGCGGACACCGCGACCGAGGTTCTCGGCCGGTACGGCGCCGGGAAGATCCACGTCGTGGACGCCCCCGAGGTCGACGAGTACCTCGTCACCCCGGCCGTGGACGCCCTCACCCAGATCGCCGAGCGCACCGGCGCCGCCGCGATCCTGCTGCCGTCCGGGCCGGACGGCAAGGAAATCGCCGCGCGGGTCGCACTGCGGCTCGGATCCGGACTCATCACCGACGCCGTCGAGGTCACCGCGGGACCCGACGGACCGGTCACCGAGCAGTCGGCGTTCGCCGCGACACACCAGGTCACCGCGCACGTCACCCAGGGCGTGCCGGTGATCACGGTCAAGCCGAACGCCGTAGCCCCCGAACCCGCTGCCGCGGACCCCGTCGTCGAGAAGCACGACATCACCTTCGGGCCGGCTTCCGCCTCCGTCCGGATTCTGTCCCGCACGCCTCGCGAGCGCGGCGACCGGCCCGAACTGACCGAGGCCGACATAGTCGTCTCCGGCGGCCGAGGCGTGAACGGCGCCGAGAACTTCGCCCTCATCGAGCGGGTCGCCGACACGCTGGGCGCGGCGGTCGGGGCGTCACGGGCCGCCGTGGACGCGGGCTGGTATCCGCACAGCCACCAGGTCGGGCAGACCGGCACCCAAGTCTCCCCGCAGCTCTACCTGGCCGCCGGCATCTCCGGGGCGATCCAGCACCGCGCGGGCATGCAGACCTCCAAGACCATCGTGGCCGTCAACAAGGACGCCGACGCCCCGATCTTCGAGCTCGCCGACCACGGCGTGGTCGGGGACCTCTTCGCGGTGCTGCCGCAACTGGTGGACGAGATCGAGCGGCGCCGGAGCTGA